GCCCCGGCAGCACGTTCGCGTGCCCCAGGAAGGCCGCCACCCAGGCGGTCGCGGGCCGGGCGAACACCTCCTGGGCCGCGCCCACCTGCACCAGCCGCCCCGCGCGCATCACCGCCACGCGCGAGGCCACCGCCAGCGCCTCCCGCTGGTCGTGGGTGACCAGCAGCACGCCCGCCCGCAGCCGCGCGAACAACTCGCGCAGGTCGCCCCTGAGCCGCGCCCGGAGCTGCTCGTCCAGGTTGCTGAGCGGCTCGTCGAGCAGCAGCAGCGGCGCACCCGTCGCCACCGCCCGTGCCAGGGCCACCCGCTGCGCCTGCCCGCCCGAGAGTTCGGTGGTCCGGCGCCCCGCCAGCGGCTCCAGACCGACCAGGGCCAGCGCCTCCCGCGCCCGCCTCTGGGCTTCCGCCCGCCCCGCGCCGCGCATCCGGGGACCGTAGACGACGTTGCCCAGCACGCTCAGGTGCGGGAAGAGGGCGTAATCCTGAAACACCAGCCCGACGTGCCGCGCTTCCGGCGGGAGGGTGGTCACGTCCCGGCCTCCGATGCAGATGCGGCCCGCATCCGGGCGTTCCAGACCCGCCACGCAGCGCAGCACGGTGCTCTTGCCACAACCGCTGGGGCCGAGGAGCGCGACGGTTTCGCCCGCGCCAACGTTGAGGGACACGTCGTCCACCGCTACGGTCGGCCCGAAGTGTTTGGAAAGGTGGTGAAGGGCGAGGGCGGCTGGGATCATTGGAGAAGAATGACGGCCAGGCGTTGCAGGGCTGCCGCCAGAACCTCGGGGGGAACGTCTTCAATCGCCTGAACGTCGCGCGCCTGCCAGTCCAGCGTGTAAATGTGTGAGGCCAGCACCACGCCCCGGGTGATCAGCGTCTCGGGGAGCGCGATTTCCGAGGTATACCCTTTTGCCCGCGATGTGACCGGCATACAGATCATGAGTCCAGTCCGCTCGTTGTAACGGGTATTGCTCACCACCAGGGCCGGGCGGCGACCTCCCTGCTCATGGCCCAGACTGGGGTCAAAGGACACCCAGGTCAGTTGTCCCCTCTCCGGGGCGTTCACCAGTCCAGCTCCCGGCCCACCGGTCTGTACTCGGGGATGTCCTCGTACTTCAGGGGTTCCTCTGGCAAGCCTGCCAGCAGTTCATCAAGACTGATATCGGGTCGCCAGACGGGGCGGTGGCTGGGCAGGAGGCGCAACCCGCCATTTTCCGCCAGCTCCAGCTCATATTCCTGCCCCGCCTCCAGCCCGCCTTCCCGCACCACGCTGGCGGGCACCACGAAGCCCAGGCTGTTGCCGTGCTTGCTGAGTTTCACACGCATCTTGCACCTCTCGTCTGACAGTGTATGACATTTCTATTACGTCACTTCCCCCTCGCCGCCGTCCAGCAGGGTGAAGCTGAGGGCGGCGAGGAGCAGCAGCACGGTGGCCAGCGCGCAGGCTTCGCCCAGGTTGCGCTCGCCGGGGCGGCCCAGGCGTGCGTAGAGGCCGACGCTCAGGGTCGCCCACTCGGGCCGCGTCAGCACCAGCGTCGCGCCGAACTCGCCCAGGACGGTGGCGAGGGCCAGCGCCGCGCCCCCCCGCAGCGCCGGGAGCGTGAGGGGTAGCGTGACCGTGCGGTGCGCCGCGAGGGGACCGGCCCCCAGGGTGCGGGCCGCTTCCAGCGTGCGCGGCGGCAGGGCGCGCAGCGCGGGCAGCAGGCTGCGGGTGACCAGCGGAAATCCCAGCAGCGTGTACGCCGCGATCAGCATCGGCAGCGTGGCCGACAATGCCGGGTAGGCCAGCAGATAGCCCACCGCCAGGCTGACCGGCGACACCATCAGTGGCAGCAGCGAGAGCAGATCGAGGGTGCGCGACCGCGCCAGCCACGCGCCGACCGCGTGGAGCGTGCCGAGCAGCGCCGCGCCCACCAGCGCCAGCAGCCCGAAACGGACGGTGTTTCCCAGCAGCAGCGGCGTGTCCGGATCGGTGAGGACGCCCCGCCAGTACCCCAGCGTCGGCCCGCCCGACCCCAGCAGACCGCGCCCCACCACGGCCAGCAATGGCCCGAAGCAGATCAGCACCACGGCGGTGACGAGGGTCCAGAGCAGGACCGCCGCTCCGCCCCGCGCACCGGGCAGACTGGGCGCGGGCACCCCAACTCCGCCGCGAGTCAGGCCCACATACGCCCAAGTCGCGGCCAGCGTCAGCACGAGTTGCCCCGCGATGAGGGCGCTGGCCTCGCTCAGCCGGAGCTGGTAGGCGGTCAGGGTGTAGATTTCTACCTCCAGCGTCGCGTACCGCTCGCCTCCCAGCGCCAGCGGCAGCCCGAAACTCAGCGCCGAGTACAGGAACACCAGGATGAACCCCGCCGCGAGGCCCGGCAGCGCCAGCGGCAGGGCCACTGTCAGCGCCGCCCGCAGCCCCGACGCGCCCAGCGTCCGCGCCGCGCCGATCAGATTGGGCGGCACCCGCGAGAAGCCGCCGTAGCCCAGCCGCACCATCACCGGCAGGTTGAAAAAGAGGTTTCCCAGGATCAGCAGGGCGGGCGTGCCGTCCAGGTCGAGGCCCAGCGGCCCGGTCAGCCAGCCGCGCGGCCCCAGCAGGGCGGTGAGGCCCAGCACCGCCACCAGCGTCGGTGTCACGAAGGGCAGCAGCAGCAGGCGCAACAGCAGCGCCTTGCCCGGCACCGCGTAGCGCGACAGCAGGTAGGCGAGGGGACCGCCCACCGCCAGCGCGATCAGGGCCGTCACGGTCGCCTGCCCCACCGTCCAGGCCAGCCGTCCCAGGAAGTAGGGGTCGCGCCAGACCCCCAGGTTCACGCCGCCCTCGGCCAGGGTGCGGCCCAGCGGCAGCACCAGCAGCAACAGGATGAAGAGGACCGGGGGGAGGGCCAGAAGCCAGCCGCGCAGGCGGGAAGGCTTCACGGCCTGAACCCAGCCGTTCCGTCACCGCGCCGCAACTCGTAGGCCCACTTCACCAGGGACGGCGGGATCGGCTGGAGAAAGGCAGGCGGCAGCATCGCGCGGCCCAGCATAGGCGAAAGCAGACGCATTCGGCGGGCGCCGGGGTGCAGGGGCAGAGCTGCGCCCGCTCTCAGGTGAGCTGGCCCACGCTGGCCTTCGCGGCGATGAACTGCGCCGTGCGCCGCGCCAGGGCCATGCAGGTGATCATCGGGTTCGCGCCGGAGGAGGTGGGAAAGGCGCTGGTGTCACCGACCCAGACGCCCTGGATGTCGTGCAACTCGCCTTCCGGGCCAGCGACGCTGGTGGCGGGGTCCAGGCCCATACGGGCGGTGCCCATCTGGTGGGCGCTGAACACCGCGTGCCCGCCTGCGCCCAGCGGCAGCGCCCGCCACTCCCGCAGGCGGGCTTCGAGGTCCTGCCCGGCGTGCCAGGGCGCGGCGCGGTCGTGCAGCGTGTAGATGGTGTGCGCCCCGGCGGTGGCCAGGAGGCGGGCGACGCTGGCCTGCCCGTGGAAGAAATTCTCCACGTCCAGCGGGTCGCTGACGCTGTAGGTCACGCGTGCCTGTCCGCCCTCATCCAGCGTGACGCGCCCGGAGCCCCGGTCCCGGGTGAGGTGAATCAGGGTCACGGTGTTCGCGTGACGTGCCATGCGTTCCTTGTGGGTGACGGCGTCCTGCCAGGCACTGGCGGCGGCGGACAGGCCGGTGGTGTACTGGATGGTTTCGATCAGGTAGCCGTACCCGTCCCGGCGTCCCCCGAATTCGTCCACGATGGCCCCCTGGGTCGCGCCCCACCAGTTCTGCTGGTCGTGGTCGAAGACGCCGACCACGGCGCCGCAGGGATGCAGGTGCAGGAACTCGCCCACCGCCGGGCCGCCGATGCCGGAGCGCCGCAGCAGGGCGGGCGTTTCCAGCGCCCCACCCGCGACCACGACCTGCGGCGCCCTCACCGTGAAGTGCCGCCGCTCGCCTGTCCGGGTGTGCAGGGTGACCTCCACCCCGGTGGCGTGCCCCCCTGCGGTCAGGATGCGCCCGGCAGCAGCGCCCTCGATCAGCGTGGCGCCGCGCTCCAGGGCATCTTTCAGATAGGTCCTGGCGGTGCTCTGCTTGCTGCCGGTGGCGTCCCCGAACCCGCAGTGTCCGGCGTGCCGGGGATCGTGCAGGCGCGGGTCCGCGTTGCGGTAGGCCCGCTGGAAGGAATAGCCCAGCCGCATAGCCCCCTCAATCATGCGCTGATGCGTGCCGTTGAACTCGCTGCATTCGTTGTTCGCCTGGAGGCGCCGCATCACCGCGTCGAGGTGGCCGTCGAATTCGGCGGTGTCCAGCCCCCGCAGCCCGGCCCTGGCCCATTCCTCCCGCACCTCGGGGGGGGTGCGGACGCAGTTCATCCAGTTGACGGTGGTGCCGCCGCCCACCGTCTGCCCCGCGAGGAGCGAGACGTTGCCGTCGGCGGTCGCGGCCGGGCCGCCGCGCCAGTACAGGTGCCGGTAGGCCCACAGTTCCGAGCGGCCCAGGTCGGCGTCCGGGTACTGCCGTCCGGCCTCCAGCACCGTGACCTTCAGGCCCCGCGCACTCAGTTCCCCGGCGATCACGCCGCCGCCCGCGCCCGAGCCGATCACGACCACATCCGCCGTGAGGACCGCCCCGTCTTCCGGCTCGGTGTTCGGCAGGTCGGGTGTGGTGCGGGCCTCCGCTCCCAAAGGGCCGCTGTAGCCGAACTGTGGCCAGAAAGGATTCCGCCCCTGCCCGTCGGTCACGGCGTAGCCCAGCATCAGCGTGAGTCGGCGCAGCGCCGTCAGGCCCCCGGCGGCCCGCGCGTTCCGCGCAGCAACGGCGTTCAGCACCCCTTCCCGGACCTTCAACGGCGCGCGGTGCAGCCGGGAGAAAAAGGCCAGCCCGTCGAGCAGCTCCAGCAGGCCCGCCCGGTCGGCCCGCGGCAACTCCGCGATCAGGGCCTCAGCGGCGGCCGGGGCGCCGGTGTCACTGGCGGACGTGGCGAAAAAGCCGTGGGGGTCGGGGCGGCCCTTCAGCGCGGGCAGGTAGGTGTCCATCAGGGCCGCGAGCGTGCGCCGCTGCCGGGGGGTGAGCGGAGTAGGGTCAGACATGCGGACCTCCGTGGGAACGCCGAAGCTGAGAATTTTGGTCTTGGTCTAAAAGCCTAGCGCAAAAAAGCCCCCCTGCACACGGCAGAGAGGCATGGGGAAGAGGTGATCCCCCGGGCCGACTCAACGCGCCCGCAGCACGTTGTTTACCCAGGCGTCCACCAGCCGCTGCGGGTTGGCGAGCAGGCCGGGCTTGACGGGCGTCACGTCGGGCTGCTGGGCGAACTTGAAGACGGGGTCGAGGGGGATGCCGCTCACGGCGGGATAGACCCACATGCGGGTGGGGATGTCGGCCTGGACGGGGGCGCTCAGCATGAAGTCCACGAACTTGCGGGCGAGCTGGGGCTGCTTCGCCCCCTTCAGAACGCCTGCGCCTTCCAGTTGCAGGAAGGTGCTCCCGGGCAGGAAGAGGTTACCGGTCGGGGCCTGCGCCGGGAGCTTCCTGGGGTCGTAGCCGTCGGCGTAGAACACCTCGGCGGCGGGGCTGCTGGCGTAGCTCAGGACGATGGGGTACTTGCCGCCGTTCTTGCTGAAGTCCTTTTCGTAGGCGTCGGACCAGCCGCGCGTGACCTTGAGGCCTCCCAGGCGCGCCTCGCGCCACCATTCCCACGCGCCCGCCTCACCGAAGTGGTTCACGGTGGCGAGCAAAAAGGCCAGGCCGGGGCTGCTGGTCGCCGGGGAGGGGACGACGGTCAGGCGCGCGTACTGCGGCTTTTTCAGGTCGTCGAGCGTTCGGGGCAGGGGCAGGCCCGACTTCTGGAACCAGGCGCGGTCATAGTTGAGCGCCACGAAGCCATAATCCACGGTGTCGAGCAGGCCCGCGTCGTCCAGGCGGTAGGCGGCGGGCACCTTCGCCAGGGCCGGGGATTTGTACGCTTCCAGCAGGCCGAACTGGCGGGCGCGGGGCAGCAGCGTGTTGTCCAGGCCGTACACCACGTCGGCAAGCGGGGCGCGGCGGGTCAGGATCAGGCGGTTCAGCAGTTCCCCGGCGTCGCCGCCCTTCACGAAGCGCACGCGGGCGTTGTTCGCCTTCTCGAACTGCGCGACCAGCTTCTTGTCCAGGTCGAAGGAATCGTGGGTGATGACCGTCAGGGTGGTCGGGGCGCTCTGGGCCTGGGCCGCGCCCGCCAGCAGCAGGCCGAGCAGCAGTGCATTCCTCAACATAAAAATTCCCCCTCGCGTCACGAAGGGGCAGGCGCACACGGGTCGCCCGGTGTCCCCGGGGCCCGCGCATCACGCTCCCTCCGCCGGTATGACCCGGATCAGGTTCCTGGGGTGTGTCTCAGCCCCGCCCTTGGCCGTTCTGGCACTCGTGCGTGGGCACCCCCGGTGACGCGAAAGACACAATAGCAGCGCGGCAAAAGAACGTCAGCGGCCGCGCTCACACCGCGTATCAAGCCTGGTCAGCGGAACAAGTCGCAGTGGTCAGTGGTGACGGCCGGGCACCGGGAAGGGCATGATGGAGTGACCTCTACACAGGGAACGGCGCCAGCGGCGGGAGGACCATGCATTCCACTCCACAGGACACCAGTCAACCGGCCAGACCACAGGGAGGGCAACCGCCGGAGCCTGCCCGCTGGAAAAGCACGCCGCGAGCCTGGCTGATCCTGGGCATCGTGGTGGTGGCGCTCAACCTGCGGCCCACCATCGCCGGGTTCGGGCCGCTGCTGGCACAGATTCAATCCGAGTTGCGGGTGAACGCGGCGACCGTCAGCCTGCTGACGACGATTCCGCTGCTGTGCTGGGGCCTGCTCGCGCCGCTGGCGCCCCTCCTCACGCGGCGGCGCAGTTCGGAGACGGTGATCCTGATCAGCACCGCCGTGATCGGCGTGGGGGCGCTGCTGCGGGTGGGGCCGAGTCTGCCGTGGATTCTGCTGGGAACGGTGCTGGTCGGCGCGGGCATCGCCATCGTCAACGTGCTGCTGCCCAGCCTGGTCAAGCGCGACTTCCCGGAACGGGTGGGCCTGATGACCGGGGTGTACACGCTGGCGGTGGTGAGTGGGGCGGCGCTGGCGTCGGGGCTGGCGGTGCCGCTGCGGACGGCGCTGGGCGGGTCGTGGCGGGCCTCGCTGGGCATATGGGTGTGGCTGGCGGTGGCGGGCGTGCTGGCCTGGCTCCCCGCGCTGTTCGGGCGGCAGACGCACGCGCGGCTCGCGGTGGAGGGGCCGCCGGTATGGCGCAACCCCTACGCCCTGCCCGTCACCCTCTTCATGGGGTTTCAGGGGCTGGTGTTCTTCACCTGGCTGACCTGGCTGCCGCGCGTGCTTCAGGACCACGGCCTGAGTGCCGCCGCGAGCGGCCTGCTGCTCTCTGCCGGGAATATCGTGCAGCTCCCCTTCACGCTGGTGGTGCCGATCCTGGCCGCGCGGCTGTGGAACCCCTTCCCGCTGGTGCTGGGCGCGGCCGCCCTGATCGGCGGGGGGCTGCTGGGGCTGCTGCTGGCGCCGCAGTGGCCGCTGGTCTGGATTCTGCTGCTGGGGGCGGGGTGCGGGAGTACCTTCCCGCTGGCGCTGGTCCTGATCGCGCAGCGGGCGGCGCACCCGGCGCAGGTGCCGCAGCTCTCGGCGCTGGCGCAGGGCTTCGGGTATCTGCTGGCCGCGACCGGCCCCTTCATCTTCGGCGCCCTGCATGACTGGACGGGCGGTTGGAGTGCGCCGCTGGGGTTCCTGATCGCCTGCACGGGGTTGACGTTCGTGACCGGGCTGCTGGCGAGTCGGCCCGGGCGGTTACCCTGACCCATGACCTTTCACCTGATCGCCTGGCTGATTCTTCGGGACCGTGAGGGGCGCGTGCTGCTGGGAAGACGCGCGGGCGTTGCCTACGGAGCGGGCCTCTGGGACCTGCCGGGCGGCCACGTGGAGCGGGGGGAAGGGCTGGCCGAGGCGGCGGCGCGCGAAACGTGGGAAGAAGTGGGCCTGCGGGTGAATCCGGCGGACCTGCGGTTTCTGGGCGTCAGCCGCTATGACCTCGGAGGCGTGACGGGCGCCGATTTCCTGTTCGCGACAGAACGGTGGGAAGGCACCCCGCGTCCCACGCCGGAAGCGTCGGAGGTGGCCTGGTTCGCGCCCGACGCCCTGCCCGGAGACTGCCTGTCCTGGTTGCCGGGGGTGTTGGAGGCGCATCTCGTGAGGCGCGCGTGTCTCTCCGAACAACTGGACGGATTGGAGGGCCTGCGCGTGTTCCCCAAAGAGTAACGGGAGGATGAACCAAACACATCCTTCCAGGTGAAATAATTTCGATTGAAATGACTCCACCTCTTTCCCCCTCCGATGAGCTGTACACGCTGGTGCGCCAGACGTTGCGG
The window above is part of the Deinococcus metallilatus genome. Proteins encoded here:
- a CDS encoding ABC transporter ATP-binding protein; translation: MIPAALALHHLSKHFGPTVAVDDVSLNVGAGETVALLGPSGCGKSTVLRCVAGLERPDAGRICIGGRDVTTLPPEARHVGLVFQDYALFPHLSVLGNVVYGPRMRGAGRAEAQRRAREALALVGLEPLAGRRTTELSGGQAQRVALARAVATGAPLLLLDEPLSNLDEQLRARLRGDLRELFARLRAGVLLVTHDQREALAVASRVAVMRAGRLVQVGAAQEVFARPATAWVAAFLGHANVLPGPDGLARLIPEDAVRLGVGDAFAVTARQTTDTGTEVTVAHPLGPLTLHLSAREAEDIHAQTLRLTVDPARVLTLPDDRERP
- a CDS encoding type II toxin-antitoxin system PemK/MazF family toxin — protein: MNAPERGQLTWVSFDPSLGHEQGGRRPALVVSNTRYNERTGLMICMPVTSRAKGYTSEIALPETLITRGVVLASHIYTLDWQARDVQAIEDVPPEVLAAALQRLAVILLQ
- a CDS encoding AbrB/MazE/SpoVT family DNA-binding domain-containing protein; translated protein: MRVKLSKHGNSLGFVVPASVVREGGLEAGQEYELELAENGGLRLLPSHRPVWRPDISLDELLAGLPEEPLKYEDIPEYRPVGRELDW
- a CDS encoding ABC transporter permease — its product is MKPSRLRGWLLALPPVLFILLLLVLPLGRTLAEGGVNLGVWRDPYFLGRLAWTVGQATVTALIALAVGGPLAYLLSRYAVPGKALLLRLLLLPFVTPTLVAVLGLTALLGPRGWLTGPLGLDLDGTPALLILGNLFFNLPVMVRLGYGGFSRVPPNLIGAARTLGASGLRAALTVALPLALPGLAAGFILVFLYSALSFGLPLALGGERYATLEVEIYTLTAYQLRLSEASALIAGQLVLTLAATWAYVGLTRGGVGVPAPSLPGARGGAAVLLWTLVTAVVLICFGPLLAVVGRGLLGSGGPTLGYWRGVLTDPDTPLLLGNTVRFGLLALVGAALLGTLHAVGAWLARSRTLDLLSLLPLMVSPVSLAVGYLLAYPALSATLPMLIAAYTLLGFPLVTRSLLPALRALPPRTLEAARTLGAGPLAAHRTVTLPLTLPALRGGAALALATVLGEFGATLVLTRPEWATLSVGLYARLGRPGERNLGEACALATVLLLLAALSFTLLDGGEGEVT
- a CDS encoding FAD-dependent oxidoreductase encodes the protein MSDPTPLTPRQRRTLAALMDTYLPALKGRPDPHGFFATSASDTGAPAAAEALIAELPRADRAGLLELLDGLAFFSRLHRAPLKVREGVLNAVAARNARAAGGLTALRRLTLMLGYAVTDGQGRNPFWPQFGYSGPLGAEARTTPDLPNTEPEDGAVLTADVVVIGSGAGGGVIAGELSARGLKVTVLEAGRQYPDADLGRSELWAYRHLYWRGGPAATADGNVSLLAGQTVGGGTTVNWMNCVRTPPEVREEWARAGLRGLDTAEFDGHLDAVMRRLQANNECSEFNGTHQRMIEGAMRLGYSFQRAYRNADPRLHDPRHAGHCGFGDATGSKQSTARTYLKDALERGATLIEGAAAGRILTAGGHATGVEVTLHTRTGERRHFTVRAPQVVVAGGALETPALLRRSGIGGPAVGEFLHLHPCGAVVGVFDHDQQNWWGATQGAIVDEFGGRRDGYGYLIETIQYTTGLSAAASAWQDAVTHKERMARHANTVTLIHLTRDRGSGRVTLDEGGQARVTYSVSDPLDVENFFHGQASVARLLATAGAHTIYTLHDRAAPWHAGQDLEARLREWRALPLGAGGHAVFSAHQMGTARMGLDPATSVAGPEGELHDIQGVWVGDTSAFPTSSGANPMITCMALARRTAQFIAAKASVGQLT
- a CDS encoding thiamine ABC transporter substrate-binding protein; its protein translation is MLRNALLLGLLLAGAAQAQSAPTTLTVITHDSFDLDKKLVAQFEKANNARVRFVKGGDAGELLNRLILTRRAPLADVVYGLDNTLLPRARQFGLLEAYKSPALAKVPAAYRLDDAGLLDTVDYGFVALNYDRAWFQKSGLPLPRTLDDLKKPQYARLTVVPSPATSSPGLAFLLATVNHFGEAGAWEWWREARLGGLKVTRGWSDAYEKDFSKNGGKYPIVLSYASSPAAEVFYADGYDPRKLPAQAPTGNLFLPGSTFLQLEGAGVLKGAKQPQLARKFVDFMLSAPVQADIPTRMWVYPAVSGIPLDPVFKFAQQPDVTPVKPGLLANPQRLVDAWVNNVLRAR
- a CDS encoding CynX/NimT family MFS transporter, giving the protein MHSTPQDTSQPARPQGGQPPEPARWKSTPRAWLILGIVVVALNLRPTIAGFGPLLAQIQSELRVNAATVSLLTTIPLLCWGLLAPLAPLLTRRRSSETVILISTAVIGVGALLRVGPSLPWILLGTVLVGAGIAIVNVLLPSLVKRDFPERVGLMTGVYTLAVVSGAALASGLAVPLRTALGGSWRASLGIWVWLAVAGVLAWLPALFGRQTHARLAVEGPPVWRNPYALPVTLFMGFQGLVFFTWLTWLPRVLQDHGLSAAASGLLLSAGNIVQLPFTLVVPILAARLWNPFPLVLGAAALIGGGLLGLLLAPQWPLVWILLLGAGCGSTFPLALVLIAQRAAHPAQVPQLSALAQGFGYLLAATGPFIFGALHDWTGGWSAPLGFLIACTGLTFVTGLLASRPGRLP
- a CDS encoding NUDIX domain-containing protein, with product MTFHLIAWLILRDREGRVLLGRRAGVAYGAGLWDLPGGHVERGEGLAEAAARETWEEVGLRVNPADLRFLGVSRYDLGGVTGADFLFATERWEGTPRPTPEASEVAWFAPDALPGDCLSWLPGVLEAHLVRRACLSEQLDGLEGLRVFPKE